Proteins encoded within one genomic window of Bacteroidales bacterium:
- a CDS encoding carboxypeptidase-like regulatory domain-containing protein: MRNNHSKFLIKIFTALSLFLLMVAGYNSYGQQKGQMKVTEITGTVEGNEGNAVPGARVLYQNGTKSVTTDSDGTFTLKTLSNDVLVIKTQEYETKYVSLQKADLSEPIALVRPPLYMAEDAVVSLPYHKMPDRMVTGA, translated from the coding sequence ATGAGAAATAATCACAGCAAATTTTTGATAAAGATTTTTACGGCGCTTTCACTGTTTCTCCTTATGGTTGCCGGCTACAATAGCTATGGCCAGCAGAAGGGGCAGATGAAAGTCACGGAAATTACCGGCACCGTGGAAGGCAATGAAGGCAATGCCGTGCCCGGAGCCCGGGTACTTTATCAGAACGGAACAAAATCTGTCACGACGGACAGTGATGGAACCTTCACCCTGAAAACGCTCAGCAATGATGTCCTGGTAATCAAAACCCAGGAATATGAAACAAAATATGTAAGCTTGCAGAAGGCGGATCTCTCTGAACCCATTGCGCTTGTTAGGCCGCCCCTTTATATGGCAGAAGATGCTGTTGTGAGCCTTCCTTACCACAAAATGCCTGATAGAATGGTCACGGGCGCA
- a CDS encoding RagB/SusD family nutrient uptake outer membrane protein — protein sequence MRYLMKSSVLLLVILFMGSCEEYLDKSPESGITGEQIFTNYSNYRGFNDRLYLFLRDFHFWHPRYTPGTMADLEQCDNDWQDVNAVTNGNYYNKPYNRAVGWLTRNISSGASAVPGNAFKALRIANKSIKNIDRLEDANQEDKDHILGQAYFFRAWFNFELIRRYGGMPYFDQVFTPDSKMDIPRETYRECTNQIVEDCNKAVELLPEGWPQQHLGRVTVGAAMTLKGMALLYDASPTMNNDPLDPDRNSTTYDVERVKEAASVLYDVIELANEGVYSLESGDNYRHIFFSRNEFVNDEAIFYRVPELYGWSSQQTTTRRPDALDWRGLYVPPTYDNGGWVSMPTQNAVDKYETENGWPIDHPNAGYDPDQPYQNRDPRFYNNILYNDAQWGVDDEGEQLYIETYEGGRDKPENIVHPTGYFNRKYWPESGNKWQNDYNYYMNWIYFRLSGVYLYYAEAVNEGWGPDGSAPDASLTALEAVNTIRNRVNMPDVKGTFHNQADLRERIRNELAVELFGEHKRWWDLRRWYEMHKPEHKTIYRMRIDKVAEDSFNYTVEEMESESRVFDDKHYWYPLPKDHVEMLKNLKQNPGW from the coding sequence ATGAGATATTTAATGAAATCATCCGTTTTGCTTCTGGTTATTCTTTTCATGGGCAGTTGCGAGGAATATCTTGACAAGTCGCCTGAATCAGGAATCACCGGTGAGCAGATATTTACAAATTATAGCAATTACCGGGGTTTTAATGACCGTCTTTATCTATTCCTCAGGGATTTTCATTTCTGGCATCCGCGTTATACGCCTGGTACTATGGCCGATCTGGAACAATGTGATAACGACTGGCAGGATGTCAATGCTGTAACCAACGGGAACTATTATAACAAGCCTTACAACCGGGCGGTTGGTTGGTTAACCCGGAATATTTCTTCCGGCGCCTCTGCCGTTCCAGGCAACGCCTTTAAAGCCTTACGTATAGCCAATAAATCCATTAAAAATATTGACCGTCTGGAAGATGCTAACCAGGAGGATAAGGACCACATCCTTGGACAGGCCTACTTTTTCCGGGCCTGGTTTAATTTTGAGCTGATCCGCAGATATGGTGGGATGCCTTATTTTGACCAGGTGTTCACCCCGGACAGCAAGATGGATATACCCCGTGAAACCTACAGGGAATGTACCAATCAGATTGTTGAGGATTGTAATAAAGCAGTCGAGTTGTTGCCCGAAGGGTGGCCCCAGCAACATCTGGGCCGGGTCACTGTTGGTGCTGCTATGACCCTTAAGGGGATGGCTCTCTTGTATGATGCCAGCCCGACCATGAACAATGACCCGCTGGACCCCGATCGCAACAGCACTACTTATGATGTTGAACGGGTCAAAGAAGCAGCCAGCGTTTTATATGATGTGATAGAACTGGCCAATGAAGGGGTTTACTCGCTTGAATCCGGTGATAACTACAGGCACATCTTTTTCAGCCGCAATGAATTTGTCAATGATGAGGCCATATTTTACAGAGTGCCGGAATTGTATGGCTGGTCCTCACAACAGACCACAACTCGCCGCCCCGATGCCCTGGACTGGAGGGGATTGTATGTGCCACCAACCTATGATAATGGCGGCTGGGTGTCTATGCCCACTCAAAATGCAGTGGATAAGTATGAAACGGAAAACGGCTGGCCGATTGACCATCCCAATGCCGGTTATGATCCTGATCAACCTTACCAGAACAGGGACCCCCGGTTTTACAACAACATATTATACAATGATGCACAATGGGGTGTCGATGATGAAGGCGAACAACTTTATATTGAAACCTATGAGGGGGGCAGAGATAAGCCAGAGAACATTGTGCATCCGACGGGATATTTCAACCGTAAATACTGGCCGGAATCAGGAAACAAATGGCAGAATGACTATAATTACTATATGAACTGGATCTATTTCCGGCTCTCGGGTGTTTATCTATACTATGCCGAAGCGGTGAATGAAGGTTGGGGTCCTGACGGTTCCGCACCCGATGCCTCCCTTACTGCCCTGGAAGCTGTCAATACAATTCGAAACCGTGTGAACATGCCTGATGTCAAAGGGACCTTCCACAACCAGGCGGATTTACGAGAGCGGATTCGCAACGAGCTCGCTGTCGAGTTGTTTGGCGAACATAAACGCTGGTGGGATCTTCGTAGATGGTATGAAATGCACAAACCAGAGCATAAAACCATCTACCGGATGCGTATAGATAAGGTAGCTGAGGATTCATTCAATTACACCGTTGAAGAGATGGAATCCGAAAGTCGTGTTTTTGACGATAAACATTACTGGTATCCTCTGCCAAAGGACCATGTTGAAATGCTGAAGAATCTCAAGCAAAATCCGGGGTGGTAG
- a CDS encoding TonB-dependent receptor: MRKIAFLILIFFGMSISSVIAQNTIEVTGQVTDPDGNTLPGANITLKGGLDGQLVGTTTDIDGKYSIEVPPDGVLSVSFVGYQGQEIPVEGRSTINIEMQPTQEELEEVVVVGYGTQKKESVVGSITQTKGEDLEQAQGDLSLSSSMQGLLPGVTVSQSTGQPGERATNILIRGKSTWQNNEPLVLVDGIERDFNDINPSSIESISVLKDASATAVFGVKGANGVILITTKSGRKGRMNISYSSNLAAKQPTNVWNYLDHYKTLQLANQAYVNDNAWSNLYTQQEIENYRSGDPYLYPDVQWYDEITKDFGFRQKHNLNISGGNDFVRYFTSFGYAKNGDIYETKEQEFYDPTFGYERYNYRSNLDFSITRTTNVKLKLSGMVGIKNHTSFYQLNPWHHNRFFQEIHWTPPYKFPPRYRDGKLGGDPAAQGVVNPLVKLNNAGQTNTKEAKQFADMEFEQKLPFIAEGLKVSGKFSYNSSFPYRQSIHNGTVRRYNYSENDTIVIPSPEFVEKPATVGWEYLVSGYGYNYTRSLYYEASLDYSNTIGDHSFSGKALFFRRKGITNLNFPRYEEHWVGRITYDYKSKYLAEFNGAYTGSEKFAPGQRFGFFPSMAVGWVISNEPFIKNNLPWVNNFKVRYSYGEVGNDQGAPRWAYRTDYSRGGGVALGYPRQNYPVYAEGGAANVNATWETGVKQNLGIEGRLFGGLTFSLDLFKEYRDGILMRRQTVPVWFGQQAPTANIGETKSHGYEAKIRYSASLSRDFSYWIGGNLNFSESRVIFRDDPANRPEYQKNEGKPIGWQSKLIVEDLHDSWDDVYNSTRSIWLPNSRIPGDMNYVDYNGDGVINDQDFAPYGDLTYPAYTYGFDLGVEYKNLQLSASFYGVSKVQKNMPGFILWAFSQPTSIVAHDHSLDAWTPNNRDTDVPALHASDKQIHNNRSSSYSYVDADYLRLKRVELSYTLESEMLKESLGIQQLRLTARGQNLLTFSPLDDRLDPESNTLGAYPLVRYYNFGVEVNF, encoded by the coding sequence ATGAGAAAGATTGCTTTTCTGATTTTAATATTTTTTGGAATGTCTATATCCTCTGTAATCGCTCAGAATACTATTGAAGTGACAGGCCAGGTTACGGATCCCGACGGGAATACGCTTCCTGGTGCCAATATCACGCTTAAGGGAGGATTAGACGGTCAATTGGTGGGTACAACCACTGATATCGATGGTAAATATAGTATTGAAGTGCCCCCGGATGGTGTCTTGAGCGTGTCTTTTGTCGGATATCAGGGGCAGGAGATACCTGTGGAAGGACGTAGCACGATTAATATAGAAATGCAACCTACCCAGGAAGAACTGGAAGAAGTTGTTGTGGTTGGTTACGGTACGCAAAAGAAGGAAAGTGTTGTCGGGTCCATTACCCAGACAAAGGGGGAAGATCTGGAGCAGGCTCAGGGAGATTTGTCCCTTTCCAGCTCGATGCAGGGCTTATTACCGGGTGTCACTGTTAGTCAATCCACAGGGCAGCCCGGTGAACGGGCTACCAATATACTGATCAGGGGCAAGTCAACCTGGCAGAATAACGAACCTCTTGTACTTGTGGATGGCATTGAAAGGGATTTTAATGATATCAATCCCAGTTCTATTGAGTCGATTTCGGTGCTGAAGGATGCTTCTGCCACTGCCGTCTTTGGTGTCAAAGGGGCCAACGGGGTTATATTGATCACCACCAAAAGCGGTCGCAAAGGAAGAATGAACATTTCATACTCATCGAATCTGGCGGCCAAGCAGCCGACCAATGTATGGAATTATCTTGACCACTATAAAACATTGCAACTGGCCAATCAGGCCTATGTCAATGACAATGCCTGGAGTAATCTTTACACCCAGCAGGAAATTGAAAATTACCGCAGCGGCGACCCCTATCTTTATCCTGATGTGCAATGGTATGATGAGATCACCAAGGATTTTGGCTTTCGTCAGAAACACAATCTGAATATCAGCGGGGGCAATGATTTTGTCAGATATTTCACATCGTTTGGTTATGCAAAGAATGGGGATATTTATGAGACCAAGGAGCAGGAATTTTATGATCCCACCTTTGGCTATGAACGCTATAACTACCGATCAAACCTGGATTTCAGCATCACCAGGACCACCAATGTAAAGCTGAAACTCTCCGGAATGGTAGGGATCAAGAACCATACTTCTTTTTATCAGCTTAATCCCTGGCATCATAATCGTTTTTTCCAGGAGATCCACTGGACACCGCCATACAAGTTTCCACCCCGTTACAGGGATGGTAAACTCGGTGGCGATCCGGCTGCCCAGGGTGTTGTCAATCCCCTGGTGAAGCTTAATAACGCCGGGCAAACCAATACTAAAGAAGCCAAACAGTTTGCTGACATGGAATTTGAACAGAAGCTACCTTTCATTGCCGAAGGGCTGAAGGTAAGCGGAAAATTTTCCTATAACTCTTCTTTCCCTTACCGCCAATCTATTCATAACGGAACGGTTAGGAGGTATAACTATAGTGAAAACGACACCATTGTAATCCCGAGTCCCGAATTTGTTGAGAAACCTGCTACAGTTGGCTGGGAATATCTGGTCAGTGGTTATGGTTACAATTATACCCGCTCGCTGTATTATGAGGCCTCCCTGGATTATTCCAATACAATAGGCGATCATAGCTTCTCAGGAAAGGCCCTTTTCTTCAGGAGAAAGGGCATTACCAATCTGAATTTTCCGCGGTATGAGGAACACTGGGTTGGCCGTATTACGTATGATTACAAAAGCAAATATCTGGCTGAATTTAACGGGGCCTATACCGGATCCGAAAAGTTTGCCCCGGGCCAGCGTTTTGGTTTTTTTCCTTCCATGGCCGTTGGCTGGGTTATCTCGAACGAACCTTTTATCAAAAATAATCTGCCATGGGTGAATAATTTTAAAGTGCGCTACTCCTATGGTGAAGTTGGTAACGACCAGGGAGCTCCAAGATGGGCATATCGTACGGATTACAGCAGAGGCGGAGGAGTAGCTTTGGGCTATCCACGTCAGAATTATCCGGTTTATGCCGAAGGCGGAGCGGCCAATGTGAATGCTACCTGGGAAACCGGTGTTAAGCAGAATCTCGGGATAGAAGGCCGCCTGTTTGGCGGACTTACCTTTAGCCTTGACCTTTTCAAGGAATACAGGGATGGCATTCTTATGAGGAGACAAACGGTACCCGTTTGGTTTGGCCAGCAAGCCCCAACTGCAAATATTGGTGAAACCAAGAGTCATGGCTATGAGGCGAAGATACGCTATAGCGCCAGCTTATCCCGTGATTTCAGTTACTGGATAGGGGGAAATCTGAATTTCAGCGAAAGCCGTGTTATTTTCCGTGATGACCCGGCCAACCGACCAGAATATCAGAAAAATGAAGGTAAGCCCATTGGCTGGCAGTCCAAGCTGATTGTAGAAGACCTTCATGATTCCTGGGATGATGTTTATAACAGTACGCGTTCGATATGGCTTCCTAATAGCCGCATTCCCGGCGACATGAATTATGTTGATTACAATGGTGACGGAGTTATTAACGATCAGGATTTTGCCCCTTATGGTGATTTAACCTATCCGGCTTATACCTACGGGTTCGATTTGGGGGTTGAATATAAAAATCTGCAATTGTCAGCAAGTTTCTATGGTGTCTCGAAAGTCCAGAAGAACATGCCAGGCTTTATACTATGGGCCTTCTCCCAGCCTACTTCCATTGTTGCTCACGACCACAGCCTGGATGCCTGGACCCCCAATAACAGGGATACCGATGTGCCTGCGTTGCATGCCAGCGATAAACAGATTCATAACAATCGTTCCAGTTCTTACAGCTATGTGGATGCGGATTACTTAAGGCTCAAGCGTGTGGAACTGTCGTATACGCTGGAGTCGGAAATGTTGAAAGAGTCTCTAGGTATTCAGCAGCTGAGACTGACGGCCCGCGGACAAAATCTTCTGACATTTTCGCCCCTTGATGACCGCCTGGATCCTGAATCCAACACCCTTGGGGCCTATCCGCTTGTAAGATATTATAACTTTGGAGTAGAAGTTAATTTTTAA